The following coding sequences lie in one Rutidosis leptorrhynchoides isolate AG116_Rl617_1_P2 chromosome 6, CSIRO_AGI_Rlap_v1, whole genome shotgun sequence genomic window:
- the LOC139854452 gene encoding uncharacterized protein has translation MMKFGAVTSTVHGMMKFPTPAGIATLYAERRRAIECVQINRTTINPIVHEDGSVSPNPEFPDQKIIIGNTIVKETKEKLYKILATNLDVFAWQDSDMTGVPCHIAEHKLGVNPNIPPVCQKKRGMAPDRNKFLREKVKKLVDAGILREVKYQTWVANPVMVRNPDKACPKGNYPLPEIDWKVESVSGYQFKSFLDAFKGNVKAYVDDIVIKSHTEESMLRDTLKTFESLQRVNMKLNTKKCTFGVEEGKFLGHIVTERGIKANSKKIHAIEDMVSPKTKKEVQSLNGKLAALTRFLSRRADRSLPFMRVLKSCLNKKDFMWTEEDEIAFQDIKRLLKELPTLTAPIAGETLIFIYGSVGRSH, from the exons ATGATGAAATTTGGAGCTGTGACATCAACAGTGCACGGAATGATGAAATTTCCTACACCGGCTGGCATTGCCACGCTATACGCTGAGCGGAGAAGAGCAATAGAATGTGTGCAAATAAACAGAACTACTATCAATCCAATTGTTCATGAAGATGGGTCAGTGTCACCAAATCCAGAATTCCCAGATCAGAAAATCATTATTGGAAACACGATAGTAAAAGAAACAAAGGAAAAACTTTACAAAATTTTAGCAACCAATTTAGATGTTTTTGCGTGGCAAGATTCTGATATGACTGGAGTACCGTGTCATATAGCTGAACATAAGCTCGGTGTGAATCCCAATATCCCACCAGTATGTCAAAAGAAAAGAGGCATGGCTCCAGATCGAAACAAATTTCTTAGAGAAAAAGTTAAAAAATTAGTGGATGCTGGGATATTGAGGGAAGTTAAATACCAAACATGGGTAGCAAATCCAGTGATGGTCAGAAATCCAGATAAAGCATGCCCAAAGGGCAACTACCCTTTACCAGAAATTGATTGGAAAGTGGAATCCGTAAGCGGATATCAATTTAAATCTTTTTTGGATGCATTCAAGGG GAATGTGAAAgcctatgttgatgatattgttattAAGAGTCATACGGAAGAAAGTATGCTCAGAGATACTCTTAAAACATTTGAATCACTACAAAGAGTTAATATGAAATTAAATACTAAGAAGTGCACTTTTGGTGTGGAAGAAGGAAAATTTTTAGGTCATATTGTTACAGAGAGAGGAATTAAGGCTAATTCAAAAAAGATTCATGCAATTGAAGATATGGTATCTCCAAAAACAAAGAAAGAAGTGCAAAGCTTGAATGGAAAATTGGCAGCCTTAACAAGGTTTTTATCTAGAAGAGCAGATCGATCACTACCATTTATGAGGGTCTTAAAAAGTTGTTTGAACAAAAAGGATTTTATGTGGACGGAAGAAGATGAAATAGCTTTTCAGGATATTAAGCGGCTCTTAAAAGAATTGCCTACTTTAACTGCACCAATAGCAGGAGaaacattaatttttatatatgGCAGCGTCGGCAGAAGCCATTAG
- the LOC139854453 gene encoding uncharacterized protein, whose product MWELHTDGASSEEGVGAGLVLTSPEGEEHTYALKFGFYASNNEAEYEALLSGLRLASEMGIKHLRAYVDSQIVAQQVNGVFEAKDISMKQYLQLVEKISKNFETLEVVQISRDKNKKADFLSKLAMLTFDHLHKKVLVEVLKDKSNDEKAVVVTVEEGGPCWMILYVKYLQDEILPVDVTEAR is encoded by the coding sequence ATGTGGGAATTGCACACTGATGGTGCATCAAGTGAGGAAGGAGTTGGTGCAGGATTGGTGCTTACTAGTCCAGAAGGGGAAGAACATACATATGCACTAAAGTTTGGTTTTTATGCATCCAAtaatgaagcagaatatgaggcattGCTTTCCGGCCTCCGCTTAGCATCTGAGATGGGAATAAAGCATCTGCGTGCATATGTAGATTCTCAAATTGTAGCACAACAGGTTAACGGAGTATTTGAAGCAAAGGATATCTCAATGAAACAGTATTTGCAATTGGTTGAGAAAATTTCAAAAAATTTCGAAACTTTGGAAGTTGTGCAAATATCAAGAGATAAGAATAAAAAGGCAGACTTTTTAAGCAAGTTAGCAATGCTAACATTTGATCACTTGCATAAGAAAGTTTTGGTGGAAGTTTTGAAGGATAAATCAAATGATGAAAAAGCGGTAGTGGTAACAGTTGAAGAGGGAGGACCGTGTTGGATGATTCTCTATGTAAAGTATTTGCAGGACGAAATACTGCCAGTTGATGTCACGGAAGCAAGATAG